Proteins from a genomic interval of Pecten maximus chromosome 13, xPecMax1.1, whole genome shotgun sequence:
- the LOC117340436 gene encoding potassium voltage-gated channel subfamily C member 3-like, with amino-acid sequence MDSRMVFNIRGSRFETLKSTLSKAPGKLLKQLDTGSEYYDPGKQEYFFDRDPDIFNSVLNMCNTGLLHIPKHICTRLFRSEMMFWGVSTTKISTCCWGTYFKEDEEAEVIEHLQETNKQVNEMSQSLKKDSARYKFWITIEDPESSLIAKMWFTFYMAVVVVSSITLCLWTMDAFRADHYLSIYQPDTFAEFRNSSEKWMRLMLTDPILSVLIIDALCMLIFTFEFVVHVLISPRKRLLLKRPINIVTILVIVVMWIGFVLEFTKEKMAASSSTRHFFFACKALTMGRLLLFLRLGNQFRALRVLIKSIRASLFELLLMILTFAIAALIFGNMMFFVQLEEMDGKDNLFIWVWWAIITMTTVGYGDYFPTTLLGYVVGVTCAICGVVILAMPIAVISSNFSAYYTLSKDKGRMAKIRRREMKSLKESQDDTKLLIKSDSS; translated from the exons ATGGATTCCAGAATGGTATTTAATATTCGGGGTTCTAGGTTCGAGACTTTAAAATCGACTTTATCAAAGGCACCAGGAAAACTACTAAAACAATTAGATACAGGTAGCGAATATTATGATCCAGGTAAACAGGAGTACTTCTTTGACCGCGACCCAGACATCTTTAACAGTGTgttaaacatgtgtaatacagGATTACTACACATCCCAAAACACATCTGTACCAGGCTCTTCAGATCAGAGATGATGTTTTGGGGTGTATCTACCACAAAGATATCCACGTGCTGCTGGGGGACCTACTTCAAAGAGGACGAAGAGGCGGAGGTTATTGAACATCTACAGGAAACAAATAAACAAGTGAACGAGATGTCACAATCTCTAAAGAAGGACAGTGCTCGATACAAATTCTGGATTACCATAGAAGACCCCGAGTCTTCACTAATAGCCAAG atgtggtTCACGTTTTACATGGCCGTCGTCGTGGTGAGCAGCATCACTCTCTGTCTTTGGACCATGGACGCATTTCGGGCAGATCACTACCTATCGATATATCAACCAGACACTTTCGCCGAATTCCGAAACTCCTCCGAAAAATGGATGCGTTTGATGCTGACAGACCCGATATTGTCTGTACTTATCATAGACGCGCTATgtatgcttatatttacattcgaATTTGTCGTCCATGTTTTAATTAGTCCCCGGAAACGACTTTTGCTCAAGCGACCCATCAACATAGTAACAATTCTCGTGATTGTTGTCATGTGGATAGGATTTGTGCTGGAATTCACCAAAGAAAAAATGGCTGCCAGCTCATCGACACGCCATTTCTTCTTCGCCTGTAAAGCTCTTACTATGGGGAGGCTGCTCTTATTTCTGAGACTGGGGAACCAATTCCGAGCGCTGCGCGTGTTGATAAAAAGTATCCGAGCAAGTCTGTTTGAACTGTTGCTGATGATCCTAACTTTTGCGATAGCTGCTCTTATCTTCGGtaacatgatgttttttgtaCAACTGGAGGAAATGGATGGCAAAGACAATCTCTTTATTTGGGTGTGGTGGGCTATAATTACAATGACAACCGTTGGATATGGCGACTATTTTCCAACTACTTTGCTTGGTTACGTTGTGGGAGTGACTTGTGCAATATGTGGAGTCGTCATTCTGGCAATGCCCATAGCAGTCATCTCGTCAAACTTCTCCGCGTATTACACACTTAGCAAAGACAAAGGTAGAATGGCTAAGATACGCAGGCGCGAAATGAAAAGTCTTAAAGAAAGTCAGGACGATACAAAACTTCTAATCAAGTCAGATTCTAGCTGA